The genomic segment CGCGTAGCGGGCCGGGTCGGCGGCGAGCACGCCGAGGTCGGCGTCGGCGAGGACGCACCCGTCCGCGTCGCCGTCCGCGGGGTCGTGCCCCGCGGTGAGCAGCACCAGCCGGGCGACCTCGCCCGCGGCGGGCACCCCGAGGGCGCCGAGGACCGCGGTGGCCAGCCGCGCGGAGCGCTCCTCGCTGCCGGGGCGGTGGACGTCGTACACCGCGTCGTGGAACCACGCGGCCAGCCGCACCGCGCCGGGGTCGCGGGCGTGCCGCGCGAGCGCGTCGACCCGCTCGAGCACCTCCGCGAGGTGCCGGCGGTCGTGGTACGCGCGGTGCGGCTCGTCCCAGCGCGCCAGCAGGTCCCGCCCCGCCGCGTCCAGCGCCGGGCCGGGGCGCGCCCCGGCGCCGACCGCCGCCGCGGCCCACCGCGCGAGCAGGTCCTCGTCCGCCACGACCGTCACGTCCGCCACCCCCGCATCGTCCCGCGGCCGACCGTCAGTCCGCGGGCTCCAGCAGGTCGGAGCGGCGGACCGCCTCGAGGGCGAGGGTGCGGTAGCCGGACTCGTCGAAGAGGACCGTCACCCGGTCGGGGTCGCCCTCGTAGCCCATGACCACCCCCTCGCCGAACTGCTCGTGGCGCACCCGCTCCTGCAGCGCGAAGGGGGCGTCGGCGACGTCGGGCACCTC from the Vallicoccus soli genome contains:
- a CDS encoding HD domain-containing protein, with product MADVTVVADEDLLARWAAAAVGAGARPGPALDAAGRDLLARWDEPHRAYHDRRHLAEVLERVDALARHARDPGAVRLAAWFHDAVYDVHRPGSEERSARLATAVLGALGVPAAGEVARLVLLTAGHDPADGDADGCVLADADLGVLAADPARYAEYAADVRREHAHVPDAAFAAGRAAVLRGLLAHPRLFRTPTGAHGERAARDNVARELSALAAGAAPRPAAG